A window from Kovacikia minuta CCNUW1 encodes these proteins:
- a CDS encoding DNA gyrase/topoisomerase IV subunit A, whose protein sequence is MAKQLNMLPAGQIITTALHTEMQQSYLEYAMSVIVGRALPDVRDGLKPVHRRILYAMHELGLTPDRPYRKCARVVGDVLGKYHPHGDQAVYDALVRMVQQFSSRYPLLDGHGNFGSVDDDPPAAMRYTESRLASIGNEGLLTEIGDATVDFIGNFDNSQQEPTVLPAQLPFLLLNGSSGIAVGMATNIPPHNLGEVVDGLIALIDNPNLSDEKLLELIPGPDFPTGGEIVGTDGIREAYATGRGSIPMRGVAQIEEIQIGKGRHRRTAIVVTELPYQVNKAAWIEKMAELVAHGKLEGISDIRDESDRDGIRVVIELRREANPQKILSFLYRQTALQTNFGTIMLALDNGQPRQMPLRDLLQQFLAFREQTLTRLYRNELTQKENRAHVVEGLLLALSNLDDIITILRNAPDGSTAKMTFLERFNLSDRQADAILAMPLRRLTGMERQNLQTEFNELTTQMQDLQRLLGDRRELLKALKKDLRALKKKYGDDRRTRIVTANGNGGNGNGEGRGQKAEGRGQEAEGDSPTPYSLLPTPLFEEEAQDTVLEITQRGYIRRIAPKTYQRSRSRMSDKPTKVLEEGDDFVEQTYFATTKQTLVVLTRTGKAYPLTVGDLSQVSGKAAKGVPLVTLLPASVQGDRNTVVGSFILPDHLEGTDLLMVTAQGRIKRLPLTEFADLTGRGLTVLKLKEDDQLTYINLVELGDQLVLATSGGRLLRLEVNDEQLPVLSRTAQGNLAIRVRKQEKLVGCSVIYQEDDLLLVSAQGYTKRLPTNALRLSSLGELGTQAFQFTKKTDVLAGVVAVFPDAEVTVMTSTNRIARLHREDVPLKNRDDKGSNVLKLEPDELIVEVILPQLPITESEEEVAE, encoded by the coding sequence ATGGCTAAACAACTGAATATGCTCCCGGCAGGACAGATCATCACCACTGCACTGCATACGGAGATGCAACAGTCTTATCTCGAATATGCCATGAGCGTCATCGTGGGGCGGGCGTTGCCGGATGTGCGAGATGGGCTGAAACCGGTGCATCGGCGGATTCTGTATGCCATGCATGAACTGGGATTGACCCCCGATCGCCCCTACCGTAAATGTGCCCGCGTGGTGGGGGATGTGTTGGGTAAATATCACCCCCACGGCGACCAGGCAGTTTACGATGCCCTGGTGCGGATGGTGCAGCAGTTTTCCAGCCGCTATCCGTTGCTGGATGGGCACGGCAACTTCGGTTCGGTGGATGATGACCCCCCTGCTGCCATGCGCTACACGGAAAGCCGCCTGGCGTCGATCGGAAACGAGGGGCTGCTGACGGAAATTGGCGACGCGACAGTTGATTTTATTGGCAACTTCGATAATTCCCAACAGGAACCCACCGTTTTACCTGCCCAACTCCCCTTTTTATTGCTCAACGGCAGTTCGGGGATTGCTGTGGGCATGGCAACCAACATTCCGCCCCACAACCTGGGGGAAGTGGTAGATGGCTTGATTGCCCTGATTGATAACCCCAACCTGTCGGACGAGAAATTGCTGGAACTGATTCCCGGTCCCGACTTTCCCACGGGTGGAGAAATTGTTGGAACGGACGGTATCCGGGAAGCTTACGCCACCGGACGGGGCAGTATCCCGATGCGGGGGGTGGCTCAGATTGAAGAAATTCAGATTGGTAAAGGCAGGCATCGACGGACAGCGATCGTCGTTACAGAGTTGCCCTACCAGGTGAACAAGGCTGCCTGGATTGAGAAGATGGCGGAGCTGGTAGCTCACGGCAAGTTGGAAGGCATTTCGGACATCCGGGATGAGAGCGATCGGGACGGCATCCGGGTGGTGATCGAACTGCGGCGAGAAGCCAATCCCCAGAAGATCCTCAGCTTCCTCTATCGCCAAACTGCGCTACAGACCAACTTTGGCACGATTATGCTGGCGCTAGACAATGGGCAACCCCGCCAGATGCCCCTACGCGATCTGCTCCAGCAGTTTCTAGCCTTCCGGGAACAAACGCTGACCCGCCTCTACCGCAACGAATTAACCCAGAAAGAAAACCGCGCCCATGTAGTGGAAGGTCTGCTGCTGGCACTTTCTAACCTGGATGACATCATCACCATTCTGAGGAATGCTCCCGACGGGAGTACGGCAAAAATGACGTTCCTGGAACGGTTTAATCTCAGCGATCGGCAGGCGGACGCGATTTTGGCAATGCCCCTGCGTCGTCTAACAGGCATGGAGCGCCAAAACCTGCAAACCGAATTTAATGAGTTGACCACCCAAATGCAGGATCTCCAGCGGTTGTTGGGCGATCGGCGGGAACTGCTGAAAGCCCTCAAAAAAGACCTGCGGGCATTGAAAAAGAAGTATGGCGACGATCGCCGCACCCGAATTGTGACAGCAAATGGGAATGGGGGAAATGGGAATGGAGAAGGCAGAGGGCAGAAGGCAGAGGGCAGAGGGCAGGAGGCAGAGGGAGATTCCCCCACCCCCTACTCCCTACTCCCTACTCCCCTGTTTGAGGAAGAAGCGCAGGATACGGTTTTGGAAATTACCCAACGGGGCTATATTCGCCGGATTGCACCAAAAACCTATCAACGCAGTCGCAGCCGCATGAGTGACAAACCAACGAAGGTGCTGGAGGAGGGAGATGATTTTGTCGAACAGACCTACTTCGCCACCACGAAACAAACACTGGTGGTGTTGACGCGAACTGGCAAGGCATATCCCCTCACTGTTGGTGATTTGTCGCAGGTATCGGGGAAGGCAGCAAAGGGAGTGCCATTGGTGACGTTGCTCCCCGCGTCGGTGCAGGGCGATCGCAACACCGTCGTCGGTAGTTTTATCCTGCCGGATCATCTGGAAGGAACCGACCTGCTGATGGTAACGGCTCAGGGACGGATCAAGCGCTTACCCTTAACGGAGTTTGCCGATCTAACCGGACGGGGGTTGACTGTTTTGAAGCTGAAGGAAGATGACCAGCTCACCTATATCAACCTGGTTGAACTGGGTGATCAACTGGTATTGGCAACATCCGGCGGACGGTTGTTGCGGCTGGAAGTCAATGATGAGCAATTACCTGTTCTCAGCCGTACCGCTCAAGGCAACCTGGCCATTCGAGTGCGCAAGCAGGAAAAGCTGGTCGGTTGCTCTGTCATTTATCAAGAGGATGACCTATTGCTGGTCTCTGCCCAGGGCTACACCAAGCGATTACCAACCAATGCACTGCGCCTTTCGAGTTTAGGAGAACTGGGTACCCAGGCATTCCAATTTACGAAAAAGACCGATGTACTGGCAGGAGTAGTTGCGGTCTTTCCTGATGCGGAGGTAACGGTTATGACCAGCACCAACCGAATCGCTCGCTTACATCGGGAAGATGTTCCATTAAAAAACCGGGATGATAAGGGAAGTAATGTTCTCAAACTGGAACCCGATGAACTGATCGTAGAGGTCATTCTGCCACAACTCCCGATTACGGAGTCTGAGGAGGAAGTAGCTGAGTGA
- a CDS encoding DUF29 domain-containing protein, with protein MTAEFGTLPGKTSGLYETDFYAWTQEQAKFLREGTWKHLDVENLAEEIESLGRQERQELRNRLGVLLGHLLKWEFQSTHRSKSWFATIREQRRRVLKILDENPSLKPYLPEAIQDAYEDGIDLVIRETPLTDRDLPQSCPYPSDQILDRTFLPGQTLETNPM; from the coding sequence ATGACAGCTGAATTTGGAACCTTACCCGGTAAAACTTCTGGGCTATATGAAACCGATTTTTATGCATGGACACAGGAACAGGCAAAATTTCTCCGAGAGGGAACCTGGAAGCATTTGGACGTTGAAAATCTTGCTGAGGAGATTGAATCGTTGGGTAGACAGGAACGGCAAGAATTGAGGAATCGCCTGGGTGTTTTGCTGGGGCATTTACTCAAATGGGAATTTCAGTCTACCCACCGTTCTAAAAGCTGGTTTGCCACCATTCGAGAACAGCGTCGGCGTGTCCTAAAGATACTGGATGAAAACCCTAGCTTGAAACCCTACCTCCCTGAAGCAATCCAGGATGCTTATGAAGATGGAATCGATCTGGTCATTCGTGAAACACCGTTGACCGATCGCGATCTCCCCCAAAGCTGTCCCTACCCATCTGACCAAATTCTCGATCGGACTTTCCTCCCCGGTCAAACCCTGGAAACTAATCCAATGTAG
- a CDS encoding IS1 family transposase: MKLYLLCPTCGSDDIKKNGTTRRGKQNYRCRDCGRQFVEDPQWKRIEPDRTALIDRLLLEKIPLAGIARVMEVSEDWLQRYVNEYYEQVPQQTQVESKPKGSHQVQMDELWSFVDHKGNKQWVWLALDVVTREIIGCFIGDRSKESAQGLWESLPAVYRQCGVVYTDDWEAYKSVLPSKRHRVVGKETGLTSYIERFNNTLRQRVSRLVRKTLSFSKSIENHKAAIWNFIHHYNEQLHVTG, translated from the coding sequence ATGAAGCTCTATCTTCTTTGCCCAACCTGTGGTTCCGACGACATCAAGAAAAACGGTACGACTCGTCGGGGCAAGCAGAATTACCGCTGTCGAGACTGCGGTCGTCAGTTTGTCGAAGATCCGCAGTGGAAACGCATCGAGCCTGACCGCACTGCCCTCATTGATCGCCTGTTACTGGAGAAGATCCCTTTGGCAGGTATTGCTCGTGTGATGGAGGTATCTGAGGACTGGTTGCAGCGTTATGTCAATGAATACTATGAGCAGGTTCCTCAACAAACGCAGGTAGAGTCCAAACCCAAAGGCTCTCATCAAGTGCAGATGGACGAGTTGTGGTCGTTTGTAGATCACAAAGGGAACAAGCAATGGGTCTGGTTGGCATTGGATGTGGTAACACGCGAGATCATTGGGTGCTTCATTGGCGACCGCTCCAAGGAGTCGGCACAGGGCTTATGGGAGTCACTGCCTGCGGTTTATCGACAATGTGGGGTGGTTTATACCGATGACTGGGAGGCATACAAATCGGTGTTGCCCAGCAAACGGCATCGAGTTGTGGGTAAAGAGACGGGATTAACCAGTTACATTGAGCGCTTTAACAACACACTCAGACAACGTGTGTCCCGGTTAGTGAGGAAGACCTTATCCTTCTCAAAGAGCATCGAGAATCACAAAGCTGCGATTTGGAATTTTATTCATCATTACAACGAGCAGCTTCACGTTACAGGATGA
- a CDS encoding class I SAM-dependent methyltransferase yields the protein MVEWNASDYQSISKLQEVMAGEQLARLTLQGNERILDMGCGNGKITAAIAAKVPQGQVLGIDPSQNMITFAQTHYAQSQPNLRFEVADARNLPYQNAFNLIVSFNALHWVTEQSAALHSLHQALEPTGKALLRFVPQGDRKCIEDVIQDICHSSRWVRYFPNLQKPYVHFTPDEYRILATQADLKVVQIDVEDKSWDFKSRQAFFAYCQVTLVEWTRFLPEAEQAAFITDVLDAYQSIAADTPAEANTFKFYQMEVLLTPAQ from the coding sequence ATGGTGGAGTGGAATGCAAGTGACTATCAATCGATTTCCAAACTGCAAGAAGTTATGGCTGGGGAACAGTTGGCACGGCTGACCTTGCAAGGAAATGAACGCATTTTAGATATGGGTTGTGGCAATGGCAAGATTACTGCTGCGATCGCGGCAAAAGTCCCCCAGGGTCAGGTCTTGGGCATCGATCCATCCCAGAACATGATCACGTTTGCCCAGACTCATTACGCACAATCTCAGCCGAATCTTCGCTTTGAAGTGGCAGATGCCCGCAACCTGCCCTACCAGAATGCGTTTAATTTGATTGTTTCCTTTAATGCGCTCCATTGGGTAACCGAGCAAAGCGCAGCCCTCCACTCGCTCCACCAAGCCCTGGAACCAACCGGAAAAGCATTGCTGCGATTTGTGCCCCAGGGCGATCGCAAATGCATTGAGGATGTGATTCAGGATATTTGCCACTCATCGCGCTGGGTTCGCTACTTTCCAAATTTGCAAAAGCCATACGTGCATTTCACCCCGGATGAATATCGGATTTTGGCAACACAAGCTGACCTGAAGGTTGTGCAAATCGATGTGGAAGATAAATCCTGGGATTTCAAATCCCGCCAAGCTTTCTTTGCCTACTGTCAAGTAACCCTGGTGGAATGGACGCGCTTTCTACCAGAGGCTGAACAAGCTGCTTTTATCACTGATGTGCTTGATGCTTACCAATCGATCGCTGCTGATACACCTGCTGAAGCAAATACCTTCAAGTTTTATCAGATGGAAGTTTTGCTGACTCCAGCCCAATGA
- a CDS encoding multidrug effflux MFS transporter, with protein sequence MTDGDRATVNPAKGQVNVIIYACLGVFLGQAAYFIYLPSLLQMQADFGVDAAAMQNSIAVYAAGYGFSQLLWGPYSDQIGRKPVAMIGMGLATLASLVLSFTNAYGWFQVVRLVQGIGAGCGTSVSRAALRDTFVSTRLAQAMSYLSFAYAGALGLAPFLGGQIANWSSWRSDFIFLAILGILSLLYIFYFLPETKQVEESSKNRIFNLSLITNYLKILVNPNFLLPALTCAIATGMIALYDAISPFDFEKTFGFTPTQFGNTSLAITLAYLVGGILVNRGVIALGQKFFLRLGLFLILCASAGMLALGIMGTFNIYSLLLPMFLVVVGCGIIIPICFALSLHPFPTQAGLASALVGLVQQESTGLIIALSTYLSTTSQIPLALVLLLLGLVSVGLVRYFRFSA encoded by the coding sequence ATGACCGATGGCGATCGGGCAACGGTTAATCCGGCAAAGGGGCAAGTGAACGTCATCATCTATGCCTGCCTGGGCGTATTTCTGGGACAGGCCGCTTACTTTATCTATCTCCCCTCATTACTGCAAATGCAGGCAGACTTTGGTGTTGATGCGGCTGCGATGCAAAACTCGATCGCGGTTTATGCGGCTGGCTATGGGTTCTCTCAACTTTTGTGGGGTCCCTACTCTGACCAAATTGGACGCAAACCTGTAGCAATGATCGGCATGGGTTTGGCGACGCTGGCTTCCCTGGTGCTTAGTTTTACCAATGCCTATGGCTGGTTTCAAGTTGTCCGATTGGTTCAGGGAATTGGCGCTGGCTGTGGAACATCCGTATCTCGTGCGGCTCTGCGAGACACGTTTGTATCGACCCGACTTGCCCAGGCAATGTCCTATCTCAGTTTTGCTTACGCAGGTGCCTTGGGGTTAGCCCCATTTCTGGGTGGACAGATTGCCAATTGGTCATCCTGGCGATCGGACTTTATCTTCCTGGCAATCCTGGGGATTTTATCCCTGCTCTATATTTTCTACTTCCTGCCCGAAACGAAACAGGTCGAAGAATCCTCCAAAAACCGCATCTTTAACCTCAGTCTGATCACCAATTACCTGAAAATTCTGGTTAATCCAAACTTTCTATTACCTGCTCTGACCTGTGCGATCGCCACGGGAATGATTGCGCTATATGACGCCATTAGCCCCTTCGATTTTGAAAAAACGTTCGGCTTTACCCCCACCCAATTTGGCAATACTTCTCTGGCAATTACGCTGGCTTACCTGGTAGGAGGAATTCTGGTGAATCGGGGGGTTATCGCCCTGGGGCAGAAATTCTTTCTGCGTCTGGGATTATTCCTGATTCTGTGTGCGTCAGCAGGGATGCTAGCACTGGGTATTATGGGAACCTTCAATATTTACTCCCTACTGCTGCCCATGTTTCTGGTGGTTGTCGGGTGTGGCATTATCATTCCCATTTGCTTTGCCCTGTCGCTACACCCGTTTCCAACCCAGGCTGGTTTAGCTTCAGCGCTGGTAGGTTTGGTGCAGCAGGAAAGCACAGGTTTGATTATTGCT
- a CDS encoding response regulator: MKTVLIVEDDPINARVFSKILTKRGGLAVKHTEDVEEVIQIAKAQEADIILMDVSLAHSVYQGKPVDGIKITQMLKENPQTASLPIILVTAHAMEGHRETFLKQSGADGYISKPVVDHQAFVDEIMALLPKS; the protein is encoded by the coding sequence ATGAAAACTGTTTTGATCGTAGAAGACGACCCGATTAACGCACGGGTCTTCTCCAAAATTTTGACAAAGCGGGGCGGGTTGGCAGTCAAGCATACGGAAGATGTGGAAGAAGTGATTCAGATTGCCAAGGCACAGGAAGCGGACATTATCCTGATGGATGTTTCCCTGGCCCATAGTGTTTACCAGGGTAAACCCGTGGATGGGATTAAAATTACCCAAATGCTGAAGGAAAACCCTCAAACCGCTAGTCTGCCCATTATCCTGGTAACAGCCCACGCGATGGAGGGACATCGGGAAACTTTCCTGAAACAAAGCGGTGCCGATGGATATATTTCTAAGCCCGTGGTCGATCATCAAGCCTTTGTTGATGAAATCATGGCACTGCTGCCAAAAAGTTAG
- a CDS encoding response regulator: protein MKTVLLVEDDMGNVRVFSKVLTRLGGLAVKHTEDAEEVIQIAQAREADIILMDVSLPRSIYQGKQVDGIKLTQILKNDPMTARIPVTFGHCPCYGRSS, encoded by the coding sequence ATGAAAACCGTCCTGCTGGTCGAAGATGATATGGGCAATGTGCGGGTCTTTTCCAAGGTTCTGACCCGTTTGGGAGGGCTGGCGGTTAAGCATACGGAAGACGCGGAAGAAGTAATCCAGATTGCCCAGGCACGGGAAGCGGACATTATTTTGATGGATGTTTCGCTTCCTCGTAGTATTTATCAAGGGAAACAGGTGGATGGGATCAAGTTGACCCAGATTTTGAAGAACGACCCGATGACTGCCAGGATTCCAGTGACTTTTGGTCACTGCCCATGCTATGGCAGGTCATCGTGA
- a CDS encoding alpha/beta fold hydrolase, with the protein MRKLIIRLGLAAMLLIGLISNSLADRPNPVSTCNIVNASINLSGGTLTYNAVGKGSTIILLHGLFADKEQWKRFMCQLSQSGYRAIALDLPGYGNSAGFTVEQYALERQVNLIHEWINSLKIDRFDLAGSSMGGAIASLYTHQYPKQVRSLALIGSPLGVIDWAKGVRNAIYQGVNPFIPITTEEFDLEISLLFVTPPQIPDAVKAAKVKDYLARNRHYQQIWDIVNLYDDVLCQSAPVPVPTLIIWGEADQIFDIRGANKLNRCIPHSKLIKLPNAGHLLLMENADAAALAYINFLKSEPRVKLDQKL; encoded by the coding sequence ATGAGAAAACTAATTATCCGACTTGGGTTGGCTGCGATGCTGTTGATTGGGCTAATCAGCAACAGCCTTGCCGATCGCCCAAACCCCGTTTCAACCTGCAACATTGTCAATGCTTCGATTAACCTCAGTGGCGGTACCCTGACTTACAACGCTGTTGGCAAAGGTTCAACCATTATTTTGTTGCATGGGTTGTTTGCGGACAAAGAACAATGGAAGCGCTTCATGTGTCAACTTTCGCAGTCCGGTTATCGAGCGATCGCCCTTGATCTACCGGGTTACGGAAATAGCGCTGGATTTACGGTGGAGCAGTATGCCCTTGAACGTCAGGTGAACCTCATCCACGAGTGGATCAATAGCCTCAAAATTGACAGGTTTGATTTGGCAGGTAGTTCGATGGGAGGGGCGATCGCTTCCCTTTACACACACCAATATCCCAAGCAAGTGCGGAGCCTTGCATTGATTGGATCTCCTTTGGGGGTGATTGATTGGGCGAAGGGTGTGAGGAATGCCATTTACCAGGGTGTTAATCCTTTTATTCCGATTACGACTGAAGAATTTGATCTCGAAATTAGCTTGCTGTTTGTCACCCCTCCCCAAATTCCTGATGCTGTAAAAGCAGCGAAAGTCAAAGACTATCTGGCTCGCAACCGTCACTATCAACAGATCTGGGATATTGTTAATCTTTACGATGATGTGCTTTGTCAAAGCGCACCTGTTCCAGTTCCTACGCTAATTATTTGGGGTGAAGCGGATCAAATTTTTGACATTCGTGGGGCTAACAAACTTAATCGTTGTATTCCCCATAGCAAATTGATTAAACTTCCAAACGCAGGACATTTACTATTAATGGAAAATGCTGATGCTGCCGCGTTAGCTTACATCAATTTTTTGAAATCAGAACCACGAGTGAAATTAGATCAGAAACTCTGA
- a CDS encoding choice-of-anchor E domain-containing protein — MTSFLTETPGGEEMFAVSPPAQTLTLTQTSEILQGINNFNIDFGLPKFDPALGKLRSLTLTLVGTATSKVRFTNSSNLFTQTGEAYFDHLLTVLLKTNLLRAEPLLAMNYLTEVELTSVAPKAKKTVSNAGILSASKTVSNGALLNYFMGTGKVRGKLQGSSFSCSDFPASVSSAIAIRVKLSVIYSYRGYPRARQS, encoded by the coding sequence ATGACTTCTTTTTTGACAGAAACGCCAGGAGGTGAAGAGATGTTTGCGGTATCTCCTCCCGCACAAACTCTGACACTGACCCAGACAAGCGAGATTTTGCAAGGGATCAATAATTTCAACATTGACTTTGGTTTGCCGAAATTTGACCCTGCCCTGGGAAAACTTCGTAGCCTGACCCTGACTTTGGTCGGCACTGCTACCAGCAAAGTTCGGTTTACCAATTCTTCCAACCTATTTACACAGACGGGGGAAGCCTATTTTGATCACCTGTTAACGGTCTTGTTAAAGACAAACTTGTTGCGGGCAGAGCCTTTGCTGGCAATGAATTATCTGACAGAAGTTGAACTGACATCGGTTGCGCCTAAAGCTAAAAAGACAGTATCCAATGCTGGAATTCTTTCCGCGTCTAAAACAGTATCCAATGGCGCACTGCTGAACTACTTTATGGGAACTGGTAAGGTCAGGGGAAAACTACAGGGAAGCAGTTTTTCCTGTTCTGACTTTCCGGCTTCCGTCTCCAGTGCGATCGCCATCAGGGTAAAGCTATCGGTCATCTACAGCTATAGAGGCTACCCACGGGCAAGGCAATCATGA
- the psaA gene encoding photosystem I core protein PsaA translates to MTISPPERPAKVRVVVDKDPVPTSFEKWSKPGHFDRTLARGPKTTTWIWNLHANAHDFDTHTSDLEDVSRKIFSAHFGHLAVIFIWLSGMYFHGAKFSNFEAWMANPTGIKPSAQVVWPIFGQEILNADVGGGFHGIQITSGLFYMWRGEGFTNSFQLYCTAIGALVMAALMLFAGWFHYHKRAPKLEWFQNTESMLNHHLAVLLGCGSLGWAGHIIHVALPVNQLLDSGVAAKDIPLPHEFILNSKLMADLFPSFAQGLTPFFTLNWAEYADFLTFKGGVNPVTGGLWLTDNAHHHLAIAVLFIIAGHQYRTNWGIGHSIKEILENHKGPFTGEGHKGLYEILTTSWHAQLAINLALYGSLSIIVAQHMYSMPPYPYLATDYATQLSIFTHHMWIGGFLIVGGAAHGAIFMVRDYDPAVNQNNLLDRVIRHRDAIISHLNWVSIFLGFHSFGLYVHNDTMRAFGRPQDMFSDTGIQLQPVFAQWIQGIHAAAPGNTAPNALSVASEVFNGDLVAVGGKVAISAIPLGTADFLVHHIHAFTIHVTVLILLKGVLFARSSRLIPDKANLGFRFPCDGPGRGGTCQVSGWDHVFLGLFWMYNSISIVIFHFSWKMQSDVWGTVNPDGSVAHITAGNFAQSAITINGWLRDFLWAQATQVITSYGSALSAYGLLFLGAHFVWAFSLMFLFSGRGYWQELIESIVWAHNKLKVAPSIQPRALSIIQGRAVGVAHYLLGGIATTWAFFLARSLSLG, encoded by the coding sequence ATGACAATTAGCCCACCGGAGCGTCCGGCGAAGGTGAGGGTGGTTGTCGATAAAGATCCGGTTCCTACTTCTTTTGAGAAGTGGTCCAAGCCGGGTCATTTCGACCGCACCTTAGCGAGAGGTCCCAAAACCACTACCTGGATTTGGAATCTCCATGCCAACGCTCATGATTTTGATACCCATACTAGTGACTTAGAAGACGTATCACGCAAGATATTTAGCGCCCATTTTGGTCATTTGGCAGTGATTTTCATCTGGCTAAGTGGCATGTACTTTCATGGTGCTAAGTTTTCAAACTTTGAAGCCTGGATGGCGAACCCTACTGGCATTAAACCCAGTGCGCAAGTCGTCTGGCCTATCTTTGGTCAAGAAATTTTGAATGCGGATGTGGGTGGCGGTTTCCACGGAATCCAGATCACCTCCGGTTTGTTCTACATGTGGCGAGGCGAAGGCTTCACCAATAGCTTCCAGCTTTATTGCACGGCGATCGGGGCGCTGGTCATGGCAGCTCTAATGCTGTTTGCTGGCTGGTTCCACTATCACAAGCGGGCACCCAAGCTGGAGTGGTTCCAGAACACCGAATCGATGCTGAATCACCACCTGGCAGTTTTGCTGGGCTGCGGTTCCCTGGGTTGGGCTGGGCACATCATCCACGTTGCCCTGCCAGTTAACCAATTGCTGGATTCTGGAGTGGCTGCGAAGGACATTCCCCTGCCCCATGAGTTCATCCTGAACTCTAAGCTGATGGCAGATCTGTTCCCCAGCTTCGCTCAAGGTCTGACGCCGTTCTTTACCCTCAACTGGGCTGAGTATGCTGACTTCCTGACCTTTAAGGGAGGTGTGAATCCAGTTACGGGAGGGTTGTGGTTAACGGATAATGCCCATCACCATCTGGCGATCGCGGTTCTGTTTATCATTGCAGGGCATCAGTACCGTACTAACTGGGGCATTGGTCACAGCATTAAAGAGATCCTTGAAAACCACAAGGGACCCTTTACAGGTGAAGGTCACAAAGGTCTGTATGAGATCCTGACCACCTCCTGGCATGCTCAACTGGCGATTAACCTGGCACTGTACGGTTCTCTGAGCATCATTGTTGCCCAGCACATGTACTCCATGCCTCCCTATCCCTATCTGGCAACAGATTACGCCACGCAACTATCCATCTTCACGCACCACATGTGGATTGGTGGTTTCTTGATTGTGGGTGGGGCGGCTCATGGTGCCATCTTTATGGTGCGGGATTATGACCCTGCGGTGAATCAGAACAACCTGTTGGATCGGGTGATTCGTCACCGGGATGCCATCATTTCTCACCTCAACTGGGTCAGTATTTTCCTGGGCTTCCATAGCTTTGGGCTATACGTTCATAACGATACAATGCGGGCGTTTGGTCGCCCTCAGGATATGTTCTCGGATACGGGAATTCAGCTTCAGCCTGTTTTTGCCCAGTGGATTCAGGGCATTCACGCTGCGGCTCCTGGAAACACCGCTCCCAATGCGCTCTCTGTCGCCAGCGAGGTCTTCAATGGAGATCTGGTTGCAGTGGGTGGCAAGGTTGCAATTTCAGCAATCCCGCTGGGAACGGCTGACTTCCTGGTTCACCATATCCATGCGTTCACCATCCATGTGACGGTGTTGATTCTGCTCAAAGGGGTGTTGTTTGCCCGTAGCTCTCGTCTGATCCCAGACAAGGCTAACCTGGGCTTCCGCTTCCCCTGTGACGGTCCCGGACGGGGCGGTACCTGCCAGGTTTCTGGTTGGGATCACGTGTTCCTGGGTCTGTTCTGGATGTACAACTCCATCTCGATCGTAATTTTCCACTTCAGTTGGAAGATGCAGTCAGATGTTTGGGGAACGGTCAACCCCGATGGTTCAGTGGCACACATTACGGCTGGAAACTTTGCCCAAAGTGCCATCACCATTAATGGTTGGTTGCGTGACTTCCTCTGGGCACAGGCAACTCAGGTCATTACTTCCTATGGCTCAGCTCTGTCTGCCTACGGCTTGTTGTTCCTGGGTGCTCACTTTGTTTGGGCGTTCAGTCTGATGTTCCTGTTCAGCGGTCGCGGCTACTGGCAAGAACTGATTGAGTCCATTGTCTGGGCACACAACAAGCTAAAAGTTGCTCCATCCATTCAGCCTCGAGCACTGAGCATTATTCAGGGTCGAGCTGTGGGGGTTGCTCACTACCTCCTGGGAGGAATTGCTACAACCTGGGCATTCTTCCTGGCTCGGTCACTTTCACTAGGATGA